A window of Roseiflexus castenholzii DSM 13941 genomic DNA:
GCGTTGCCGCGCGGTAGATGTGCGTAGCGAACATATGTCACCCTGGTGGGGGAAAGAGTCTCGCCGCGCGCCAGGAGATGCGATGTTGCGCACACTATGATGGCAGGCGCCTGGCATTTATCTGGAAACAAGAGCATGACCGACCCACTGCCGGAAGACTCCAATACAGCCCATCCATTGCGTGAAGCGTCGAGCCAGGTGATTGGCGGAACGCTATTCGAGCGACTGATCGAGCAGGCGCGCGCTGCCAACCAGCCGCAGCGCGGCGCGCCAAACCAGAACGATTTTGAGACGCTGGTCGACCGTCTGATCGAGCAGGCGCGCGCGGATGGCGCATTCGATAACCTTCCCGGCGCCGGCAAACCGCTCCGCTACGATGATGATGCCCTCACTCCCGAAGATATGCGCGCCGGGTTTCGTTTGTTGAAGAACGCTGGCTTTGCGCCGCTCTGGATCGAAGCGCGCCGCGACATCGACGCCGAGCGTGCACGCATCTCCGCATGGCTCCAGAACGCCAACCGCCGCTGGTCACGCCTCCCGCCTGCTATTCGTGCCCGTTTGCGCGCTGAGTATCGGGAGATGCTCACGAACCTGCAACGCCAGATTGCCTCGTATAATCTTATTGCTCCAACGGCGGCGGGGCAGATCGAAGGTCTGCGCATCGAGGACGAAGTGCGCAAGCTAGGGGAGCAGGCATGACACAGCAAGGAACTGCTCGTGTCTGCCATCCCTCGCACGTGAGCGCTGCGCCTTCTTGGAAGGGAACATCTCACACAAAGGCGCAGAAGCGCAAAGAGTTGCAGGCGAAAAACCTTTGCTGACAACGCGAGACTCCCTGTAGGATTTGCCTGATCTGAGCGCCGATCATCGTTCCGGTGGCGGCGCTCGTTGCCTGGGCAGCGTTGCACATGCTTACAGTTGGGATCAACAGAATCCGTCAATCACTCAAAACCAGGGTTTGGGAGAGGCTCCCAAAGAGCAGAGTCGGCGGCTAAATGAACGAACTGTCGCAAATGAGCGGCGTCCCGCCGACTCAGGGCATCGCGCATAAGTCCGCTTGCACGGTGATGTGGCGGTCCTTCGGAGCCGTAACTTTGATGGTGTACAATACTACACCATAGGATACTGTTCGAGACGCGCAAACGTATGACGGACCTGCCATTTCTGACGAATCTGCTGCTTGCCATCAACGATCTCCTGACATCCGCCGTTTTGATAGTCTCATTCTCGCTCCTGGTCTACCTTGTGCTCCAGAATCGCTACACGCCGATTGCACGCGCGCTGGCGGTGTTGCTTGGGAGCATCGTTGTGGTGTTCGGCGGCGACGTGCTGACACAACAGGTGCAGCGCGAGGAAACGCTTCATATTCTGCT
This region includes:
- a CDS encoding DnaJ family domain-containing protein; translated protein: MTDPLPEDSNTAHPLREASSQVIGGTLFERLIEQARAANQPQRGAPNQNDFETLVDRLIEQARADGAFDNLPGAGKPLRYDDDALTPEDMRAGFRLLKNAGFAPLWIEARRDIDAERARISAWLQNANRRWSRLPPAIRARLRAEYREMLTNLQRQIASYNLIAPTAAGQIEGLRIEDEVRKLGEQA